A stretch of Rhododendron vialii isolate Sample 1 chromosome 4a, ASM3025357v1 DNA encodes these proteins:
- the LOC131324516 gene encoding uncharacterized protein LOC131324516 → MMLSTQTRPKLNFIKDQTPHFLLLYQLPKEKYSKKNQQNSEIPTNHIHRKPKMIEDRRGEGGGAPHAAIFAVVVVAVVVISVVMGDDLGQVLTDFIAELLSPVGLLLLPIGLLLAIVFLSSDAGSAFSGLFSTGEPDSIHRVSGSPVGVALFLALILFLLYSRVSIFGGDDGSNE, encoded by the coding sequence ATGATGCTTTCCACACAAACGCGTCCCAAGTTAAACTTTATCAAAGACCAAACCCCCCATTTCCTCCTTTTATACCAATTACCTAAAGAGAAGTACtccaaaaaaaaccaacaaaactcAGAAATACCCACAAACCACATTCACCGAAAACCAAAAATGATAGAAGACCGccgaggagaaggaggaggagcaCCGCACGCCGCCATATTcgccgtggtggtggtggcggtggtggttaTCTCGGTCGTGATGGGCGACGACCTGGGGCAAGTCCTGACCGACTTCATTGCCGAGCTCTTAAGCCCGGTGGGCCTGCTGCTACTCCCCATCGGCCTCCTCCTCGCCATCGTATTCCTCTCCTCCGACGCCGGCTCCGCCTTCTCCGGCCTCTTCTCCACCGGCGAACCCGACTCCATCCACCGTGTCAGCGGGTCGCCCGTCGGAGTTGCCCTGTTTCTAGCTCTGATCCTCTTTCTCCTCTACAGCCGGGTCTCCATTTTCGGCGGCGACGATGGATCGAACGAGTAA
- the LOC131324515 gene encoding chaperone protein dnaJ 49, protein MDSNKDEALKCVGIAKEAIASGQKRRALRFIEKATRLNPNVSVDDLLAACENLESASSDPNTENHVESTKNKPASSTFDEVSNGERSYTEEHVELIRKVKRSKDYYDILGLEKSCSVEEIRKAYRKLSLKVHPDKNKAPGSEEAFKKVSMAFKCLSSDDSRRQYDQTGFVEEFEHNQQYNVRRRRRRTGSDWFEDDFDPDEIFRSFFGQTEMFRASHVYRTRGTGNQQRDDVGGTGPNFMVLLQILPFLLIFLLAYLPFSEPEYSLQKNNSHQFSKVTENHGVEFYVKSADFDENYPPGSPGRANIENSVIRDYKNLLGRYCHIELQRRQWSRNMPTPHCDKLQSFGQA, encoded by the coding sequence ATGGATAGTAACAAAGACGAAGCTTTAAAATGTGTGGGCATCGCCAAAGAGGCGATCGCATCGGGCCAGAAGCGACGTGCTCTAAGATTCATCGAAAAGGCTACACGGCTTAACCCTAACGTGTCTGTTGATGATCTTTTGGCAGCTTGTGAAAATTTAGAGTCGGCATCTAGTGATCCTAATACTGAAAATCATGTCGAGAGTACAAAGAATAAGCCAGCTTCGTCTACCTTTGATGAGGTTTCAAATGGGGAGCGTAGTTATACAGAAGAGCATGTGGAGTTGATTAGGAAAGTCAAGAGAAGTAAGGATTACTACGATATTCTTGGTCTAGAGAAAAGTTGTTCGGTGGAGGAGATAAGGAAGGCATATAGGAAATTGTCTTTGAAAGTTCATCCGGACAAGAACAAGGCCCCAGGTTCTGAGGAGGCATTTAAGAAAGTTAGCATGGCATTCAAGTGCTTGAGCTCCGATGATTCGAGGAGGCAGTATGATCAAACAGGCTTTGTTGAGGAATTTGAGCACAACCAGCAGTATAATGTGAGGCGGCGTCGGAGGAGAACTGGGTCTGATTGGTTTGAAGACGATTTTGACCCTGATGAGATATTTAGATCATTCTTTGGCCAGACAGAGATGTTTCGGGCATCCCATGTTTACAGGACTAGAGGGACTGGCAATCAACAAAGGGATGACGTTGGTGGAACAGGGCCTAATTTTATGGTTCTACTTCAGATATTACCGTTCCTGCTAATATTCTTGCTTGCTTATCTGCCCTTCTCAGAGCCTGAGTATTCTCTGCAGAAGAACAATTCCCATCAGTTTTCGAAGGTTACTGAGAATCATGGAGTGGAGTTTTACGTTAAATCCGCGGATTTTGATGAGAATTATCCACCTGGAAGTCCTGGTCGAGCTAACATCGAGAATAGCGTGATAAGAGATTACAAAAATTTGCTTGGTCGGTACTGTCACATAGAGCTTCAGAGGCGTCAATGGAGCAGGAACATGCCAACTCCTCATTGCGACAAGCTACAAAGCTTCGGACAAGCATGA